A single window of Mycobacteriales bacterium DNA harbors:
- a CDS encoding EthD family reductase, whose translation MIKLTVLYTPPAQVDEFDAHYTSVHLPLAAALPDLLRAETSVVVATPDNSPAPYHRIAELYYADAETMGDSLASEQGRRTAADAMDIAARTGSTVTMLISSLD comes from the coding sequence GTGATAAAGTTGACTGTCCTGTACACCCCACCCGCCCAGGTCGACGAGTTCGACGCCCACTACACCTCGGTCCACCTGCCCCTGGCCGCCGCGCTGCCCGACCTGCTGCGCGCCGAGACGTCGGTGGTCGTGGCCACGCCCGACAACAGCCCGGCGCCCTACCACCGGATCGCCGAGCTGTACTACGCCGACGCCGAGACGATGGGTGATTCCCTCGCTTCGGAGCAGGGCCGCAGGACGGCTGCCGACGCGATGGACATCGCCGCGCGTACCGGCTCCACGGTCACCATGTTGATCAGCAGCCTGGACTAG
- a CDS encoding acyl-CoA dehydrogenase, with product MGHYKSNLRDIEFNLFEVFGTDATLGTGPFRQLDKDSARDVLREVERLATEDLAASFTDSDRNPPVFDKETGTVALPASFLKSYQAYADGGWDKLDLPESLGGIGAPPSLRWACNEMLLGANPAIYMFGSGAGFAAILHRNGTDEQKRFAELAIDRQWGATMVLTEPDAGSDVGAGRTTARLQDDGSWHLEGVKRFITSAEWDWPENIFHLVLARPVGVEGAGGPGTKGLSLFLVSKYHVDLDTGKLGDRNGVVVTNVEKKMGLKVSTTCEVTFGEKDPAVGTLVGDVHDGIAQMFQVIENARMFVGAKAISTLSTGYLNALEYARQRVQGADLTQLTDKTAPRVTITHHPDVRLMLMRQKAWAEGLRALVFYTASLQDTVELSTHAGEVDDLAVRLNDLLLPIVKGYGSEKAYELLATSLQVFGGSGFTQDYPIEQYIRDSKIDTLYEGTTSIQGMDFFFRKIVRDKGTALGKLFGDIQDFAKADGGDSLTKERELLARGLEDVQAMYGHLVQDLMSSADDVQNIYKVGLNTTRLLMSCGDLVVAWLLMRQAVVALEKLPTAAARDTAFYQGKVAAARWFAASVLPELAARRTVTEATDLSLMEVDEAAF from the coding sequence ATGGGTCATTACAAGAGCAACCTGCGCGACATCGAGTTCAACCTCTTCGAGGTGTTCGGAACCGATGCGACGCTCGGCACCGGTCCGTTCCGCCAGCTCGACAAGGACAGTGCCCGCGACGTCCTGAGGGAGGTGGAGCGCCTCGCCACCGAGGACCTGGCCGCGAGCTTCACCGACTCCGACCGCAACCCCCCGGTCTTCGACAAGGAGACGGGCACGGTCGCCCTGCCGGCGAGCTTCCTGAAGAGCTACCAGGCGTACGCCGACGGCGGCTGGGACAAGCTCGACCTGCCGGAGTCGCTCGGCGGCATCGGCGCTCCGCCCTCGCTGCGCTGGGCCTGCAACGAGATGCTGCTGGGCGCGAATCCGGCGATCTACATGTTCGGCTCCGGCGCCGGCTTCGCCGCCATCCTGCACCGCAACGGCACCGACGAGCAGAAGCGGTTCGCCGAGCTCGCGATCGATCGGCAGTGGGGCGCGACGATGGTGCTCACCGAGCCGGACGCCGGCTCCGACGTGGGCGCCGGCCGTACCACGGCCCGCCTGCAGGACGACGGCAGCTGGCACCTGGAGGGCGTGAAGCGCTTCATCACCTCCGCCGAGTGGGACTGGCCGGAGAACATCTTCCACCTCGTGCTCGCCCGCCCCGTCGGCGTCGAGGGGGCGGGCGGCCCGGGCACCAAGGGCCTGTCGCTGTTCCTCGTCAGCAAGTACCACGTCGACCTCGACACCGGGAAGCTCGGCGACCGCAACGGCGTCGTCGTGACCAACGTCGAGAAGAAGATGGGCCTGAAGGTCTCCACCACCTGCGAGGTCACCTTCGGCGAGAAGGACCCCGCGGTCGGCACGCTGGTGGGCGACGTCCACGACGGCATCGCGCAGATGTTCCAGGTCATCGAGAACGCCCGCATGTTCGTCGGTGCCAAGGCCATCTCGACCCTGTCGACCGGCTACCTCAACGCGCTGGAGTACGCCAGGCAGCGCGTCCAGGGCGCCGACCTGACCCAGCTGACCGACAAGACCGCGCCGCGCGTGACCATCACGCACCACCCCGACGTGCGCCTGATGCTGATGCGCCAGAAGGCCTGGGCGGAGGGCCTGCGCGCGCTGGTCTTCTACACCGCGAGCCTGCAGGACACGGTCGAGCTCAGCACGCACGCCGGCGAGGTCGACGACCTCGCCGTGCGCCTGAACGACCTGCTGCTCCCGATCGTCAAGGGCTACGGCTCGGAGAAGGCCTACGAGCTGCTCGCCACGTCGCTGCAGGTCTTCGGCGGCTCCGGGTTCACGCAGGACTACCCGATCGAGCAGTACATCCGCGACTCCAAGATCGACACCCTCTACGAGGGCACCACGTCGATCCAGGGGATGGACTTCTTCTTCCGCAAGATCGTCCGGGACAAGGGCACCGCGCTCGGCAAGCTGTTCGGCGACATCCAGGACTTCGCCAAGGCCGACGGCGGCGACTCCCTGACCAAGGAGCGCGAGCTGTTGGCCCGGGGCCTCGAGGACGTGCAGGCCATGTACGGGCACCTGGTGCAGGACCTGATGTCCTCGGCGGACGACGTCCAGAACATCTACAAGGTCGGGCTCAACACCACCCGCCTGCTGATGAGCTGCGGCGACCTCGTGGTCGCCTGGCTGCTCATGCGCCAGGCCGTCGTCGCGCTCGAGAAGCTGCCCACCGCCGCCGCCCGTGACACGGCGTTCTACCAGGGCAAGGTCGCCGCCGCCCGCTGGTTCGCCGCGTCCGTCCTGCCCGAACTGGCCGCCAGGCGCACCGTCACCGAGGCCACGGACCTGTCCCTGATGGAGGTCGACGAGGCCGCGTTCTGA
- a CDS encoding DUF6458 family protein — protein sequence MGIGVSVFLLAVGAILTFAVNFDVSGLDINVIGVILMISGAIGLLLTMLVFGRRDTTVGEERVVTRERDVY from the coding sequence ATGGGCATCGGCGTCAGCGTCTTCCTGCTCGCCGTCGGCGCGATCCTCACGTTCGCGGTGAACTTCGACGTGAGCGGCCTCGACATCAACGTCATCGGGGTCATCCTGATGATCTCCGGTGCCATCGGGTTGCTGCTCACCATGCTCGTCTTCGGCCGCCGCGACACCACGGTCGGCGAGGAGCGGGTCGTCACGCGCGAGCGCGACGTCTACTAG
- a CDS encoding VanW family protein, which translates to MRGKIVVAVCATALATAVVGGGAVVLTRTAQALPGTTVAGAGVGGLDRADLRRAVAELGAQHTSGVLAVRADDVAGEIDRSLAVVDVDTTVDRALSAGRTGPLAAVLGPLLGALGGETGRAVELAVDVDQAALDARLDEFATTVDRLPDPGGFTVRGTTVAARMPQPGRTLDRVETDRSVAAALREGRAGPITVPVTEQDPPTGAADVERVVTRARRALGGPYSLTTGETSLRLLPGEVGPLLSAQLVSGTLSLQVDQPALNTLVTQKAKALDVPAVEAGFEIPAPPPVVDAKGDYSWTPQPAEVRVVPGSTGLAVDVAAATAMLSDLVLTGDRSLQAWLPLQTVEPQLTTAGAQAAGVRTLIGTFTTYFTAGQPRAANIRRIAELVDGAYVAPDAVFSLNDTAGRRTKARGFVADGAIVDGELIDEVGGGVSQFATTLFNAAFFAGLPILEHKPHSFFISRYPPGRESTVYFGALDVRFRNDTVNGISVQTSSTAGSVTVALYGDNGGRQVSASHGPREARTGGGFRIAVTRTVTGGDGVGGRRVFRTSYDPEPRH; encoded by the coding sequence GTGCGCGGCAAGATCGTGGTCGCGGTGTGCGCGACTGCTCTGGCGACGGCAGTGGTCGGCGGCGGCGCTGTCGTCCTGACCCGCACCGCCCAGGCGCTGCCGGGCACCACCGTCGCGGGCGCCGGGGTCGGCGGCCTCGACCGGGCCGACCTGCGCCGCGCCGTGGCCGAGCTTGGCGCCCAGCACACCTCGGGCGTGCTGGCCGTCCGCGCCGACGACGTGGCGGGCGAGATCGACCGGTCGCTCGCGGTCGTGGACGTCGACACCACCGTCGACCGGGCGCTGTCCGCGGGACGCACCGGTCCGCTCGCGGCCGTCCTCGGGCCGCTGCTCGGTGCGCTGGGCGGCGAGACCGGCCGCGCCGTCGAGCTCGCGGTGGACGTCGACCAGGCCGCGCTGGACGCGCGGCTGGACGAATTCGCGACGACCGTGGACCGGCTCCCCGACCCGGGTGGCTTCACCGTCCGCGGCACCACCGTGGCGGCCCGGATGCCGCAGCCGGGGCGCACGCTGGACCGCGTCGAGACCGACCGGTCGGTGGCGGCTGCACTGCGGGAGGGGCGGGCAGGCCCGATCACGGTGCCCGTGACCGAGCAGGATCCGCCGACCGGCGCAGCGGACGTCGAGCGGGTCGTCACCCGGGCCCGCCGCGCGTTGGGCGGCCCCTACTCCCTGACGACGGGGGAGACGTCCCTGCGCCTCCTGCCGGGTGAGGTGGGGCCGCTGCTGTCCGCACAGCTGGTGAGCGGGACGCTGAGCCTGCAGGTCGACCAGCCCGCGCTGAACACGTTGGTCACCCAGAAGGCGAAGGCCCTCGACGTGCCGGCCGTCGAGGCCGGCTTCGAGATCCCGGCCCCGCCGCCGGTGGTCGACGCCAAGGGCGACTACAGCTGGACACCGCAACCGGCCGAGGTCCGGGTCGTCCCCGGCTCGACCGGTCTGGCGGTCGACGTCGCTGCCGCCACGGCGATGCTCTCGGACCTCGTGCTGACCGGCGACCGCAGCCTGCAGGCGTGGCTCCCGCTGCAGACGGTGGAGCCGCAGCTGACCACCGCAGGCGCGCAGGCCGCAGGAGTGCGCACGCTGATCGGCACCTTCACGACGTACTTCACGGCCGGCCAGCCGAGGGCGGCCAACATCCGACGGATCGCCGAGCTGGTCGACGGCGCCTACGTCGCCCCGGATGCCGTCTTCAGCCTCAACGACACGGCCGGGCGTCGTACCAAGGCCCGCGGCTTCGTCGCCGACGGCGCGATCGTCGACGGCGAGTTGATCGACGAGGTCGGCGGCGGGGTGTCACAGTTCGCCACCACGCTGTTCAACGCGGCGTTCTTCGCCGGCCTGCCGATCCTCGAGCACAAGCCGCACAGCTTCTTCATCAGCCGCTATCCCCCCGGCCGCGAGTCGACCGTCTACTTCGGCGCGCTGGACGTCCGCTTCCGCAACGACACGGTCAACGGCATCTCGGTGCAGACCTCCTCGACGGCCGGCTCGGTCACGGTGGCGTTGTACGGCGACAACGGCGGCCGGCAGGTGAGTGCCTCGCACGGGCCGCGCGAGGCGCGTACGGGCGGCGGCTTCCGGATCGCGGTGACCCGGACCGTCACGGGCGGCGACGGGGTCGGGGGCCGGCGGGTCTTCCGGACGTCCTACGACCCGGAGCCGCGGCACTGA
- the pdhA gene encoding pyruvate dehydrogenase (acetyl-transferring) E1 component subunit alpha, whose translation MSVAATSTTAGAELVQLLTPEGERVHHPDYDVDLTDEEYRHLYRDLVLVRRIDVEATALQRQGELGLWAALLGQEAAQVGSGRAMRPRDFAFPTYREHGVAWCKGVDPLTLLGLFRGASNGGWDPQEKRFNLYSIVIGSQTLHATGYAMGITKDGAVGGADGEAAIAYFGDGASSQGDVNEAFVWASVYNAPVVFFCQNNQWGISTPTTSQSRIPLYKRAEGFGFPGVRVDGNDVLASYAVTRKALDAARSGQGPTLVEAFTYRMGAHTTSDDPTRYRLASDLEAWKLKDPLERMKSFLYKSQLVDSAFFAQLDSDADALAARIRKGCLEMPDPEPLSIFDDVYVETTPLLEEQRETFRAYLSGFAEGER comes from the coding sequence GTGAGCGTTGCCGCGACGAGCACCACCGCGGGCGCCGAGCTGGTGCAGCTGCTCACTCCCGAGGGGGAGCGGGTGCACCATCCCGACTACGACGTCGACCTCACCGACGAGGAATACCGCCATCTCTACCGGGACCTGGTCCTCGTCCGGCGCATCGACGTCGAGGCCACCGCCCTGCAGCGCCAGGGAGAGCTCGGACTCTGGGCTGCCCTGCTCGGCCAGGAGGCCGCCCAGGTCGGCTCGGGCCGGGCGATGCGCCCCAGGGACTTCGCCTTCCCGACCTACCGCGAGCACGGCGTCGCCTGGTGCAAGGGGGTCGATCCGCTGACCCTGCTCGGGCTCTTCCGTGGCGCGAGCAACGGCGGCTGGGACCCGCAGGAGAAGCGCTTCAACCTCTACTCGATCGTGATCGGCAGCCAGACGCTGCACGCGACCGGCTACGCCATGGGCATCACCAAGGACGGCGCGGTCGGCGGTGCCGACGGCGAGGCCGCCATCGCCTACTTCGGCGACGGCGCCAGCAGCCAGGGTGACGTCAACGAAGCCTTCGTCTGGGCCAGCGTCTACAACGCCCCGGTCGTGTTCTTCTGCCAGAACAACCAGTGGGGCATCTCCACCCCGACGACCAGCCAGAGCCGCATCCCGCTCTACAAGCGCGCGGAGGGCTTCGGCTTCCCCGGCGTCCGGGTCGATGGCAACGACGTTCTGGCGTCGTACGCCGTGACGCGCAAGGCGTTGGACGCCGCGCGCAGCGGGCAGGGCCCGACGCTGGTCGAGGCGTTCACCTACCGGATGGGGGCGCACACCACCTCGGACGACCCGACGCGCTACCGGCTGGCCAGCGACCTCGAGGCCTGGAAACTCAAGGACCCGCTGGAGCGGATGAAGTCCTTCCTCTACAAGTCCCAGCTGGTCGACAGCGCCTTCTTCGCGCAGCTGGACAGCGACGCCGACGCGCTGGCGGCACGCATCCGCAAGGGGTGCCTGGAGATGCCCGACCCGGAGCCGCTGTCGATCTTCGACGACGTCTACGTGGAGACGACCCCGCTGCTCGAGGAGCAGCGGGAGACCTTCCGTGCCTACCTGTCCGGGTTTGCGGAGGGCGAGCGCTGA
- a CDS encoding CrcB family protein — MSLTAAVALGAALGAPSRYLLDGAVRRWCGTRLPWGTLAVNLLGSAAAGLVAGLRPGALWVSLLAVGFLGAFTTASTLAWELVELTQRGALRSAGLLLVLHLLPGLALAGVGLAAGLAL, encoded by the coding sequence GTGAGCCTCACCGCCGCCGTCGCCCTGGGTGCCGCCCTCGGCGCACCGAGCCGTTATCTGCTCGACGGCGCCGTCCGCCGGTGGTGCGGGACGCGGCTGCCGTGGGGGACGCTGGCGGTCAACCTGCTGGGGAGCGCGGCGGCCGGGTTGGTGGCCGGCCTGCGACCCGGCGCGCTGTGGGTCAGCCTGCTCGCCGTGGGCTTTCTCGGCGCCTTCACGACGGCGTCCACGCTGGCCTGGGAGCTGGTGGAGCTCACGCAGCGTGGCGCTCTTCGCTCCGCCGGGCTGCTGCTGGTGCTGCACCTGCTGCCGGGCCTGGCGCTGGCCGGAGTCGGGCTGGCCGCGGGACTGGCACTGTGA
- a CDS encoding YibE/F family protein, translating to MHSHGAQAHDTAPEAGSAAALARRRLRRLLAAVLVPLMVLTAVALVVLLPRGAEVDRFPAGLGPQTDLVRAELLTREVVPCPERTPADGQDELVPVVPPSDDIPGVGQTECIAATVRLLSGPDEGDSFVLDSLSTPVTPFPETGRVLLSYEPTAAPGEQYAFADVERRRPLLLLAALFAVAVVALGRWTGLRALFGLGLSLLVLTTFVLPALLAGSNALLVALVGSAAVMFVVLYLAHGVRVQTSIAVLGTLASLLLTVVLAEVFVRASALTGLGSDETSLISATVGTVDLRGLLLAGIVIGSLGVLDDVTVTQSSAVWELHLANPAASARDLYRSGIRIGRDHIASTVNTLVLAYVGASLPLLVVYSLAGSSVQDVLTSEVVAQEVVRTLVGSIGLVAAVPLTTALAALTVRVDRVR from the coding sequence GTGCACAGCCACGGTGCGCAGGCGCACGACACCGCACCGGAGGCCGGCAGTGCAGCCGCTCTGGCTCGCCGGCGGCTGCGCCGGTTGCTGGCAGCGGTGCTCGTCCCACTGATGGTGCTGACCGCCGTCGCGCTCGTCGTCCTGCTGCCGCGCGGTGCCGAGGTCGATCGGTTCCCGGCGGGGCTCGGGCCGCAGACAGACCTGGTTCGGGCCGAGTTGCTCACGCGGGAGGTGGTGCCGTGTCCGGAGCGCACGCCCGCCGACGGGCAGGACGAGCTCGTCCCCGTCGTTCCCCCGTCGGACGACATCCCGGGCGTCGGTCAGACCGAATGCATCGCCGCCACGGTCCGGCTGCTGTCCGGCCCGGACGAGGGCGACTCCTTCGTCCTCGACTCCCTCTCCACCCCCGTGACGCCGTTCCCGGAAACGGGGCGTGTTCTGCTGTCGTACGAGCCGACCGCCGCGCCGGGTGAGCAGTACGCCTTCGCGGACGTCGAGCGGCGCCGGCCGCTGCTGCTGCTCGCCGCGCTGTTCGCGGTCGCCGTCGTCGCGCTCGGACGGTGGACCGGCCTGCGGGCGCTGTTCGGCCTCGGCCTGAGCCTGCTGGTGCTGACCACCTTCGTGCTGCCGGCGCTGCTGGCCGGCTCGAATGCGCTGCTCGTCGCTCTCGTCGGCTCCGCAGCCGTCATGTTCGTCGTGCTCTACCTGGCGCACGGCGTCCGCGTTCAGACCTCGATCGCGGTGCTGGGCACCCTGGCAAGCCTGCTGCTCACCGTCGTGCTGGCCGAGGTGTTCGTACGCGCGAGCGCCCTGACCGGCCTCGGGTCGGACGAGACGAGTCTGATCAGTGCAACGGTCGGGACGGTCGACCTGCGCGGACTGCTGCTCGCCGGCATCGTCATCGGCTCACTGGGCGTCCTCGACGACGTGACGGTCACCCAGTCCTCCGCGGTCTGGGAGTTGCACCTGGCCAACCCGGCGGCCAGCGCCCGTGACCTCTACCGCTCCGGCATCAGGATCGGCCGCGACCACATCGCGTCGACGGTCAACACACTCGTGCTCGCCTACGTCGGGGCATCGCTGCCGCTGCTGGTCGTCTACAGCCTGGCCGGCTCCAGCGTGCAGGACGTGCTGACCAGCGAGGTCGTCGCCCAGGAGGTGGTCCGCACGCTGGTCGGCTCGATCGGCCTGGTCGCGGCCGTCCCACTGACCACGGCGCTCGCCGCGCTGACGGTCCGGGTCGACCGGGTGCGCTGA
- a CDS encoding pirin family protein yields MTVDVRRADQRFVTRGQALESRHSFSFGRHYDPGNTSYGLLLLHDEHLLQPGAGFPSHPHRDLEIVSWVLEGALVHENSSGGSGRLGPGSVQVTSAGSGIRHAETAARDGGTRFVQMWLPPDVAGRRPSHEQRRMDLPPGLLVPVASGRPGHAKAVRIGTGQAALHAARLEPGQAVALPAAPYLHLYVARGSVRLAAAGGLAQGDTARMTTTDGPRVVASTAAELLVWEMHAAIGA; encoded by the coding sequence ATGACCGTCGACGTCCGTCGCGCGGACCAGCGGTTCGTCACCCGCGGCCAGGCGCTGGAGAGCCGGCACAGCTTCTCCTTCGGCCGGCACTACGACCCGGGCAACACGTCGTACGGCCTGCTGCTCCTGCACGACGAGCACCTCCTGCAGCCGGGCGCCGGCTTCCCGTCGCACCCGCACCGCGACCTCGAGATCGTCAGCTGGGTGCTCGAGGGTGCGCTGGTGCACGAGAATTCCTCCGGCGGCTCCGGCAGACTGGGGCCCGGGTCGGTGCAGGTCACGAGTGCTGGCTCCGGCATCCGGCACGCCGAGACGGCCGCGCGCGACGGCGGCACCCGGTTCGTCCAGATGTGGCTGCCGCCCGACGTAGCCGGCCGGCGGCCGTCCCACGAGCAGCGCCGGATGGACCTGCCGCCGGGGCTGCTCGTCCCCGTCGCCTCCGGTCGGCCGGGGCACGCGAAGGCGGTACGGATCGGCACCGGGCAGGCCGCGCTGCACGCCGCGAGGCTGGAGCCGGGGCAGGCGGTCGCGCTGCCGGCCGCCCCGTACCTGCACCTGTACGTCGCCCGGGGGAGCGTCCGGCTGGCGGCTGCCGGCGGCCTCGCGCAGGGCGATACGGCGCGAATGACCACGACGGACGGCCCGCGCGTGGTCGCGTCCACCGCAGCCGAGCTGCTCGTGTGGGAGATGCACGCCGCCATCGGGGCCTGA
- a CDS encoding dihydrolipoamide acetyltransferase family protein, with the protein MSRLKQFMLPDLGEGLTEGEILRWMVQPGDRVEINQVIVEVETAKAAVELPSPYAGVVHSIHHEVGTTVDVGASIITVDTEPAAEPFPDVTGPQGALIGELGPGGRTATLVGYGPKAGAATRRPRSDAAAPVTAAPGAMGRPAPARVSAAQVGQTAARAAGGVPVLAKPPVRKLAKELGVDLGLLSGTGSGGTVTRADVEGAADTARAVQPGADRDPATRERRIAVKGVRKHTAAAMVESAFTAPHVTEFLTLDMTPTMELRSRVQAMPDFAGTAVTPLLFVAKALLLAVSRNPEINASWDEVAQEIVVKDYVHLGIAAATPRGLLVPNIKDADQLSLPELARALQELTETARAGRTAPADMTGGTITITNVGAFGVDSGTPILNPGESAILCFGVVRPTPWVVDGQICIRQVTQLSLSFDHRNVDGALGSQFLADIARVLSEPATGLVWG; encoded by the coding sequence ATGTCCCGGCTGAAGCAGTTCATGCTGCCCGACCTCGGCGAGGGCCTCACCGAGGGCGAGATCCTGCGATGGATGGTGCAGCCCGGCGACAGGGTCGAGATCAACCAGGTGATCGTCGAGGTGGAGACCGCCAAGGCCGCAGTCGAGCTTCCGTCGCCGTACGCCGGTGTCGTGCACTCGATCCACCATGAGGTGGGCACCACGGTCGATGTCGGTGCATCGATCATCACCGTCGACACCGAGCCGGCGGCGGAGCCGTTCCCCGACGTCACCGGTCCGCAGGGCGCGTTGATCGGCGAGCTGGGGCCGGGCGGCCGTACGGCGACGCTCGTCGGCTACGGGCCCAAGGCGGGCGCGGCCACCCGGCGTCCACGCTCGGATGCTGCGGCGCCGGTCACGGCTGCGCCCGGTGCAATGGGACGCCCAGCGCCCGCGCGGGTGTCGGCCGCGCAGGTCGGGCAGACGGCGGCCAGAGCGGCCGGCGGCGTCCCGGTGCTCGCCAAGCCGCCCGTCCGCAAGCTGGCGAAGGAGCTCGGGGTCGACCTCGGACTGCTGTCCGGCACCGGCTCGGGCGGGACCGTCACCCGCGCCGATGTCGAGGGTGCCGCGGACACGGCCCGGGCGGTGCAGCCGGGCGCTGACCGCGACCCGGCCACCCGTGAACGGCGGATCGCGGTGAAGGGGGTCCGCAAGCACACGGCCGCAGCCATGGTCGAGAGCGCGTTCACGGCGCCGCACGTCACGGAGTTCCTCACCCTGGACATGACGCCGACGATGGAGCTGCGCAGCCGGGTACAGGCGATGCCGGACTTCGCCGGAACCGCCGTGACGCCCCTGCTGTTCGTCGCGAAGGCGCTGCTGCTCGCGGTCTCCCGCAACCCGGAGATCAACGCGAGCTGGGACGAGGTGGCGCAGGAGATCGTGGTCAAGGACTACGTCCACCTCGGCATCGCCGCGGCCACCCCCCGCGGTTTGCTGGTCCCGAACATCAAGGACGCCGACCAGCTCTCCCTGCCCGAGCTGGCGCGCGCGCTGCAGGAGCTGACCGAGACGGCACGGGCCGGCCGGACCGCACCGGCCGACATGACCGGCGGCACCATCACCATCACCAATGTGGGCGCCTTCGGTGTCGACAGCGGCACACCCATCCTCAACCCGGGCGAGTCGGCGATCCTGTGCTTCGGGGTGGTCCGCCCGACACCCTGGGTCGTCGACGGTCAGATCTGCATCCGGCAGGTGACGCAGCTGTCGCTGTCCTTCGACCACCGCAACGTGGACGGCGCACTCGGCTCGCAGTTCCTGGCCGACATCGCCCGGGTGCTGTCGGAGCCCGCCACCGGACTCGTCTGGGGCTGA
- a CDS encoding alpha-ketoacid dehydrogenase subunit beta has protein sequence MARALNEGLRVAMEKDPTVLLMGEDIGRLGGVFRVTDGLQKDFGEARVFDTPLAESAIVGTAIGLAIRGYRPVCEIQFDGFIYPAYDQIVSQLAKIHARSKGSVPMPVTIRVPFGGGIGAVEHHSESPEAYFAHTAGLKVVTCSNPVDAHFMIQQAVASDDPVLFFEPKRRYWEKAEVDVAMTPGPLWQARVVREGSDATLLAYGPMVKTCLDAAAAAAENDGRSLEVVDLRTLSPLDFATVRESVRRTRRCVIVHEAPSNVGLGAEIAARLGEELYYEMEAPALRVTGFDTPYPPSRVEEDYLPDLDRILHAVDRSLAF, from the coding sequence ATGGCCAGGGCGCTCAACGAGGGTCTGCGCGTGGCCATGGAAAAGGACCCGACGGTGCTGCTGATGGGCGAGGACATCGGCCGCCTGGGCGGCGTCTTCCGTGTCACCGACGGGCTGCAGAAGGACTTCGGGGAGGCCCGCGTCTTCGACACGCCGCTCGCCGAGTCGGCCATCGTCGGGACCGCGATCGGCCTGGCCATCCGCGGCTACCGCCCGGTGTGCGAGATCCAGTTCGACGGCTTCATCTACCCCGCCTACGACCAGATCGTCAGCCAGCTCGCCAAGATCCACGCGCGGAGCAAGGGCAGCGTCCCCATGCCGGTGACGATCCGGGTGCCCTTCGGCGGTGGCATCGGCGCGGTGGAACACCACAGCGAGAGCCCGGAGGCGTACTTCGCGCACACCGCAGGCCTGAAGGTCGTCACCTGCTCCAACCCCGTCGACGCCCACTTCATGATCCAGCAGGCGGTCGCGAGTGACGACCCGGTGCTGTTCTTCGAGCCCAAGCGCCGCTACTGGGAGAAGGCCGAGGTCGACGTCGCCATGACGCCCGGCCCGCTGTGGCAGGCCCGCGTCGTCCGCGAGGGCAGCGACGCGACCCTGCTCGCGTACGGCCCGATGGTGAAGACCTGCCTGGACGCCGCCGCCGCCGCCGCCGAGAACGACGGCCGCAGCCTCGAGGTCGTCGACCTGCGCACGCTGTCCCCGCTGGACTTCGCGACCGTCCGCGAGTCGGTACGCCGCACCCGCCGGTGCGTGATCGTGCACGAGGCGCCGTCCAACGTCGGGCTCGGCGCCGAGATCGCGGCCCGGCTGGGCGAGGAGCTCTACTACGAGATGGAGGCCCCGGCGCTCCGGGTCACCGGCTTCGACACCCCCTACCCGCCCTCGCGGGTGGAGGAGGACTACCTGCCGGACCTCGACCGGATCCTGCACGCCGTCGACCGCTCCCTCGCCTTCTGA
- a CDS encoding CrcB family protein, with product MTLPAVVLVAAGGVAGALARAGVGAALPHEPGSWAWSTLLVNAVGAAALCALLVSGPSGRTRLLVGTGLLGGFTTFSGLAVDAVLLVEAGRPLAAAAYVGAGVGTLLAGAGAGLLVARAVRR from the coding sequence GTGACCCTGCCCGCCGTCGTGCTGGTGGCCGCAGGCGGCGTGGCCGGCGCGCTCGCCCGGGCCGGCGTGGGTGCGGCGCTGCCGCACGAGCCGGGCAGCTGGGCCTGGTCGACGCTGCTGGTCAACGCCGTGGGGGCGGCGGCGCTGTGTGCGCTGCTGGTCAGTGGCCCGTCGGGGCGGACCCGGCTGCTCGTCGGCACCGGCCTGCTCGGCGGGTTCACCACCTTCTCGGGCCTGGCCGTGGACGCGGTGCTGCTCGTCGAGGCCGGCCGGCCACTGGCCGCAGCGGCGTACGTCGGTGCGGGCGTCGGCACGCTGCTCGCCGGGGCAGGAGCGGGGCTGCTCGTCGCGCGTGCGGTGCGGCGGTGA
- a CDS encoding type II toxin-antitoxin system RelE/ParE family toxin, translating to MRVGDYRIVYEVHDEVLLVQGVRVGHRREVYR from the coding sequence GTGCGCGTCGGGGACTACCGCATCGTGTACGAAGTGCACGACGAGGTCCTGCTCGTGCAAGGCGTCCGCGTGGGCCACCGCCGCGAGGTGTACCGATGA